The genomic interval CGACCAGTCCGGCATAGAAGCGGACGTAGAAGGGCGTGTGAGGCGCCGCGCGCGAGCGCGCGCCTTCCCCCTTTCCCAGGATCCGGGACGCGAGAGCGGGAATGAACGTGAACGCGACGAAGAGGCTGGCCAGCAGGCTAAACCCGACGACCATCGCGAGCGGGACGTAGTAGACGCGCAGTTCGCCCTGCAGGTAGACGAAGGGGATGAGGACGATGACGGTGGTAAGCGTAGCGGCGAGCACGGCGAGCACGACCTCGCGCGCGCCGTGCTCGGCGGCGAGCGGCGCGGCCTCGCCCAGCCGGCGCCGGCGGTAGATGTTCTCGAGGACCACGATGGCGTTGTCGACCACCAGGCCGAAGCCCATGGCCAGCCCCATGAGCGTGAGCACGTTGAGCGTGAAGCCGCCGAAGTAGACCAGGTTCAGCGTGATCAGGATGGAGAAGGCGATGGTGGCGAAGACAATGCCGGCGGAGCGGAACGAGCCCAGAAAGAGGAGCAGCACCAGGAAGATGACGCCGGCGGCGACCAGGGCGCGGAAGCGCAGGTCGGTGAGCTGCTGCCGGATCGCCTTGCTCTCGTCATTGTCCAGCAGCAGCCGGAGCCCCGGCGGCTGCGTGGGCTCGAGCGCGGCCACCGTCGCCTTCGCCCGGTCGGCCACGGCCACGGCGCTGGTGCCGATCTCGCGCAGGATGAAGAAGGAGACGGCGGGCTGGCCGTCAATGCGGTAGTAGGAGGTCGGGTCCTCGTAGGTGTCGTGGACGCGGGCGACGTCGCCCACCCGAACTGTGCGGCCGCGGTCCGTGAGCAGCGGCAGGCGCCGCACGTCCCCGGCCGACTCCGGGCGCTGGCGGATGGCCAGGGTGCGCAGCACTCCGCCGGCCGCGACGGCGCCGGCCTCGCGCACGAACTCCAGCTCCTGCACGCGGCTGCCCACCAGCTCGAGGTCGAGGCCCAGCGCCTGTGCCTTCTCCTCGTCCAGCTCCAGCTCGAGCACGCGGTCGCGCCCACCCTGGGCTACCACCTCGGCCACGCCATCCACCTGGCGCAACGCGGGCGCGATCACGTCGTCGACGTGGCGTCGCAGCGCTTCCACGGTATAGGGCCCGGTGACCGTGTAGCCGAGGAAGGGGCGTGTCTGCTCCTGAAACTCGCGCGGCACGTAGTGCTGGATCTGCGGGCGGGAGGCGCCGGCCGGCAGCTCCTGCTCGAGCGCGGCCAAGCGCTCGGACAGCTCGAGCCGCGCGAAGTCCATGTCCGTGTCGCGCGCGAACTCGACCGTGATCCTGGCGAACCCCGCCCCGTCCTGCTCCGAGGACTCGGACGTAACCTTCTCGACGCCGCGCACCTGCTGCGCCGCAGCCTCGAGGGGCGAGGTGAGGAAGGCCTCGGTGGTCTCGGGCGAGGCGCCCCACCAGGAGGCGGTGATAGTGAGCTGCGGCAGCCGGGTGTCGGGCAAGAGCTCGAGGGGCAGGTTGCGCCAGGCGGCGACGCCCAGCAAGGCGACGGCCGCGTACGCCATGGTCACGGCGACGGGGCGGCGGATCGAGAGCCGGATCATACCTCAGGGCGCCATGGAGCCACGGTGGCGGCCGGCACTCTACCCGCGCCGCCCGGGCTTGATCAGGCGGTACATGCGGAGGTGCTGGACATCGAGCTCGTCCCGCCAACTGCCCAGGAGGAAGTCCGCGCCGATCTGAAAGATGACAAAGTCGGGCGGTGTCCGGACCGTGCC from Gemmatimonadota bacterium carries:
- a CDS encoding efflux RND transporter permease subunit; amino-acid sequence: MIRLSIRRPVAVTMAYAAVALLGVAAWRNLPLELLPDTRLPQLTITASWWGASPETTEAFLTSPLEAAAQQVRGVEKVTSESSEQDGAGFARITVEFARDTDMDFARLELSERLAALEQELPAGASRPQIQHYVPREFQEQTRPFLGYTVTGPYTVEALRRHVDDVIAPALRQVDGVAEVVAQGGRDRVLELELDEEKAQALGLDLELVGSRVQELEFVREAGAVAAGGVLRTLAIRQRPESAGDVRRLPLLTDRGRTVRVGDVARVHDTYEDPTSYYRIDGQPAVSFFILREIGTSAVAVADRAKATVAALEPTQPPGLRLLLDNDESKAIRQQLTDLRFRALVAAGVIFLVLLLFLGSFRSAGIVFATIAFSILITLNLVYFGGFTLNVLTLMGLAMGFGLVVDNAIVVLENIYRRRRLGEAAPLAAEHGAREVVLAVLAATLTTVIVLIPFVYLQGELRVYYVPLAMVVGFSLLASLFVAFTFIPALASRILGKGEGARSRAAPHTPFYVRFYAGLV